The Opitutaceae bacterium genome has a window encoding:
- the nagB gene encoding glucosamine-6-phosphate deaminase — MNDSELQAKPRTPRAVVSSESEQLERIRTCVFPDAGSGSVDVAHQMARLIRERGDAGRTTVLGLATGSSPIRVYEELCRLHREEGLSFARVVTFNLDEYYPMDPDELQSYVRFMHEHLFDHIDIRPENIHIPDGRLDRADVYDYCQDYERLIAEAGGIDLQLLGIGRTGHIGFNEPGSTRESRTRMVTLDRLTRMDAAADFFGESNVPRRAITMGVGTIMEARELILLAWGEAKAAVVQKAVEGPVTESITASFLQSHPDVSFVLDSAAASELTRFRRPWLVTQCEWSNRMTRRAVVWLSHSLGKPILKLTDADYSEHGAGDLVTEQGPAYTINIRVFNELQHTISGWPGGKPHADDSNRPERALPFPKKALVLVPEPAGDVIGMGGTIRRLVEQGHEVHVAYLTSGGKLVSDPEARRFVDFILGIGGLMGDANEALRGFASQARRDLDGKRPGVVDSTAVRRIKGLIRQGEARAAIRLCGVDDANIDFLELPFYDTGRSRNNPLSAEDIDPLIALLETIQPQQVFVPGDLQNPGSTRRMSFEAIENAMKSLACRKASWLNDCWFWVYPEGWREWDLDEIDMAVPVSPDELDRKSEAIYQHQSQKSPTPSGARGSGEFWQRAEAVNRALAERYDRCGLAEYEGIEVFRRWKPFE, encoded by the coding sequence GTGAACGATTCAGAATTGCAGGCAAAACCGCGGACCCCGCGCGCAGTCGTGTCCAGCGAAAGTGAGCAGCTTGAGCGGATCAGGACCTGCGTCTTTCCCGACGCCGGGAGCGGGTCCGTCGATGTCGCCCACCAAATGGCCCGGTTGATCCGGGAGCGCGGCGACGCAGGCCGGACCACCGTGCTGGGGCTGGCCACCGGCTCCTCCCCCATCCGGGTCTATGAGGAACTCTGCCGCCTCCATCGGGAGGAAGGCCTCTCCTTTGCGCGGGTGGTCACCTTCAATCTGGACGAATACTACCCGATGGATCCGGATGAATTGCAGAGCTACGTGCGCTTCATGCACGAACACCTCTTCGACCACATCGATATCCGGCCGGAGAATATCCACATTCCGGACGGGCGCCTGGACCGGGCCGATGTCTATGATTATTGCCAGGACTACGAACGCCTGATTGCCGAAGCCGGCGGGATCGACCTGCAGCTCCTGGGTATCGGCCGTACCGGCCATATCGGCTTTAATGAACCGGGCTCGACCCGGGAGTCGCGCACCCGGATGGTCACCCTGGATCGCTTGACCCGGATGGACGCGGCGGCTGATTTCTTCGGAGAATCCAATGTGCCCCGGCGTGCCATCACCATGGGGGTGGGGACGATTATGGAGGCCCGCGAGCTGATCCTCCTGGCCTGGGGCGAGGCCAAGGCCGCGGTCGTCCAGAAGGCCGTGGAGGGACCCGTCACGGAATCCATCACCGCGAGTTTTCTCCAATCTCATCCGGACGTCAGCTTTGTCCTCGACTCCGCGGCCGCTTCGGAACTGACCCGCTTCCGCCGTCCCTGGCTGGTCACCCAATGCGAATGGTCCAACCGGATGACCCGCCGCGCCGTCGTCTGGCTGAGTCATTCGCTGGGCAAGCCCATCCTGAAGCTGACCGATGCCGATTACTCCGAGCACGGGGCGGGGGATCTGGTGACCGAGCAGGGTCCGGCCTACACCATCAATATCCGGGTCTTCAATGAGCTGCAGCATACCATCTCGGGGTGGCCCGGCGGGAAGCCTCATGCCGACGACAGCAATCGACCGGAGCGGGCACTTCCCTTTCCCAAGAAGGCCCTCGTCCTCGTCCCGGAGCCGGCCGGCGACGTCATCGGCATGGGGGGAACGATCCGCCGCCTGGTCGAACAGGGGCATGAGGTGCATGTTGCCTACCTGACCTCGGGCGGCAAGCTGGTCTCGGATCCGGAGGCCCGGCGCTTTGTCGATTTCATCCTCGGGATCGGTGGTCTGATGGGCGATGCCAACGAGGCTTTGCGGGGCTTTGCGTCGCAGGCAAGACGGGATCTCGACGGCAAGCGCCCCGGGGTGGTCGATTCGACGGCCGTCCGCCGGATCAAGGGACTCATCCGGCAAGGTGAGGCCAGGGCGGCGATCAGACTCTGTGGGGTCGACGATGCGAACATCGATTTCCTCGAGCTGCCGTTCTACGACACCGGGCGCAGCCGCAACAATCCCCTTTCCGCTGAAGACATCGACCCGCTGATCGCTTTGCTGGAAACCATCCAGCCCCAGCAGGTCTTCGTCCCGGGTGACCTGCAGAACCCCGGTTCAACCCGGCGGATGAGCTTTGAGGCCATTGAGAACGCCATGAAATCGCTGGCCTGCCGGAAGGCGTCCTGGCTGAACGATTGCTGGTTCTGGGTTTATCCGGAGGGTTGGCGGGAATGGGATCTGGACGAGATCGACATGGCGGTTCCAGTCAGTCCGGATGAACTCGATCGCAAGAGCGAGGCGATCTACCAGCACCAGTCGCAGAAGAGCCCGACGCCCAGCGGGGCGCGAGGTTCGGGTGAATTCTGGCAGCGGGCCGAGGCGGTCAACCGGGCCCTGGCCGAACGTTACGATCGGTGCGGGCTCGCCGAATACGAGGGGATCGAGGTCTTTCGTCGCTGGAAGCCCTTTGAGTGA
- a CDS encoding protein-L-isoaspartate(D-aspartate) O-methyltransferase: MWRLLLVLAATAIPCRGAPDAAESMAERAVMVRDQIVRRGIEDPVVISAMRNTPRHAFVPESLRDHAYEDRPLPIGFGQTISQPYIVAYMTELIGPRSGMKVLEIGTGSGYQAAVLAEAGVKVYSIEIIGALARRAAEALRDAGYGRVVLRSGDGYYGWEEAAPFDAIIVTAAAEAIPPPLLSQLANDGVLIIPVGPPLGTQYLVRVSREDGRTRTQRLLPVRFVPFVRNGGS, translated from the coding sequence ATGTGGCGGTTGCTTCTTGTCCTGGCCGCGACGGCTATCCCGTGCCGGGGAGCGCCGGATGCCGCCGAGAGCATGGCTGAGCGGGCCGTGATGGTTCGCGACCAGATCGTGCGCAGAGGCATTGAGGATCCGGTAGTGATTTCCGCCATGCGGAATACACCACGTCATGCATTCGTCCCCGAGAGTCTGCGTGACCACGCCTACGAGGACCGCCCCTTGCCCATCGGGTTCGGGCAGACAATCTCCCAGCCCTATATCGTGGCCTATATGACCGAATTGATCGGCCCGCGTTCGGGAATGAAGGTACTGGAGATCGGAACCGGATCGGGCTACCAGGCTGCGGTTCTGGCTGAGGCCGGAGTCAAAGTATACTCGATCGAGATCATCGGAGCACTGGCCAGGCGGGCGGCAGAGGCCCTCAGGGACGCAGGCTACGGAAGGGTCGTGCTCCGATCCGGTGACGGCTACTACGGTTGGGAAGAAGCCGCGCCGTTTGATGCGATCATCGTAACCGCGGCGGCCGAAGCCATCCCTCCCCCACTGCTATCTCAACTGGCGAATGACGGGGTTCTGATCATCCCGGTCGGTCCTCCCCTCGGGACCCAATACCTGGTCCGTGTCTCCCGGGAAGACGGCAGGACCAGGACCCAGCGGCTGCTTCCGGTTCGATTCGTCCCCTTTGTCCGGAATGGAGGAAGCTGA
- a CDS encoding sugar phosphate isomerase/epimerase family protein, with the protein MKFGAHSYLFTPRWDDSQLGILDHAKDLDLDFFEIGIGDDVVFSHRKTRLAAEKLGLELVVSPGGLWPVHCDLSLDDKASRQAGLAWHCKAIDRAARVGATAYAGALYGHPGTVLKRRPPLGQYQRTAEELHQLAEYGRKKDVAVVIEPMSHFRTHMVNTPEQVMRLVRLADHPNLRVSLDTYHLITEITDFHEAILTVRDALWGMHMCENNRGVPGPGLVPWSSVFKGLREISFDGYILFEAYNSSIGDFAFERAMFHNVCPDPAVFVQDGMRFIRKGLRGQEA; encoded by the coding sequence ATGAAATTCGGAGCCCATTCCTATCTCTTCACGCCCAGATGGGACGATTCCCAGCTTGGTATCCTGGATCATGCCAAGGATCTTGATCTCGATTTCTTTGAAATCGGCATCGGAGACGACGTGGTCTTCTCGCATCGCAAGACCCGGCTGGCCGCGGAGAAACTCGGCCTGGAACTGGTGGTGAGTCCGGGCGGGCTCTGGCCGGTCCATTGCGACCTCTCCCTGGATGACAAGGCCTCGCGCCAGGCCGGTCTGGCCTGGCACTGCAAGGCGATCGACCGCGCAGCCCGGGTCGGCGCAACCGCCTATGCCGGGGCGCTCTATGGGCATCCCGGGACCGTTCTGAAACGACGTCCGCCATTGGGGCAATACCAGAGAACGGCCGAAGAGTTGCATCAACTTGCTGAATACGGACGGAAGAAGGATGTCGCCGTGGTCATCGAGCCGATGAGCCACTTCCGGACGCACATGGTGAACACGCCGGAACAGGTGATGCGTCTCGTCCGCCTGGCGGACCACCCGAATCTGCGGGTATCGCTCGACACTTACCACCTGATCACCGAGATCACCGATTTTCACGAGGCCATTCTGACGGTCAGGGACGCCCTTTGGGGAATGCACATGTGTGAGAATAATCGGGGCGTCCCGGGGCCCGGACTGGTGCCCTGGTCCTCGGTTTTCAAGGGATTGAGGGAAATAAGCTTCGACGGCTACATCCTCTTCGAGGCCTACAATTCCTCGATCGGTGATTTTGCCTTCGAGCGGGCCATGTTTCACAACGTCTGCCCGGATCCCGCCGTCTTTGTCCAGGATGGGATGAGGTTTATCAGGAAGGGCCTGAGAGGACAGGAGGCCTGA
- a CDS encoding glycerophosphodiester phosphodiesterase family protein codes for MTRNPLIIAHRGESHDAPENTLASVNLAWERGVPAVEIDVRVTCDRIPVVIHNATTGHMAGRDWTVSRRSFADLRTLDFGRRRGAAWTGQKIPTLEEVLDTVPESGRLFLEIKVGTEAVPPIQKAIRRSRIRNGQVSLIAFRRPVLLAAAVAMPRCDACWIVDLKRRPDQDPAKEASRLARITRADGLAAINAGLDAESDLAIIPALQSHGLKVYAWTINDRFLARRLIRVGIDGITSDRAAWLRQGLRDALNKP; via the coding sequence ATGACCCGCAACCCGCTTATCATCGCCCATCGGGGCGAATCTCATGACGCGCCGGAAAACACCCTGGCTTCGGTCAACCTGGCCTGGGAACGCGGCGTTCCCGCCGTCGAGATCGATGTGCGGGTGACCTGCGACCGGATTCCCGTCGTCATCCACAATGCCACCACCGGCCACATGGCCGGGCGGGACTGGACGGTCAGCCGTCGATCGTTCGCCGATTTGAGAACCCTCGATTTCGGTCGACGCCGCGGTGCCGCCTGGACCGGGCAGAAGATCCCCACCCTCGAAGAGGTCCTCGACACCGTGCCGGAAAGCGGCCGTCTTTTTCTTGAGATCAAAGTCGGCACGGAGGCGGTGCCCCCGATTCAGAAGGCGATCCGGCGGAGTCGGATCCGAAACGGTCAGGTCTCCCTGATCGCGTTCCGGCGACCGGTGCTTCTGGCGGCGGCCGTGGCCATGCCGCGTTGCGACGCCTGCTGGATCGTCGATCTGAAGAGGCGGCCTGATCAGGATCCGGCCAAGGAGGCGTCCCGCCTGGCCCGGATCACAAGAGCCGACGGCCTGGCTGCCATCAACGCGGGCCTGGATGCGGAAAGCGATCTGGCCATTATTCCCGCCCTCCAGTCCCATGGGCTCAAGGTTTACGCCTGGACGATCAATGACCGGTTTCTTGCGCGCCGACTGATCCGGGTCGGCATTGACGGAATAACCTCCGACCGGGCCGCTTGGTTGAGGCAGGGCCTGCGGGACGCCCTGAACAAACCGTAG
- a CDS encoding RNase adapter RapZ → MTDADRELILPLFFRTAGSEPDRVEVLRAHGSSRRLYRLFKGARTAIGVVNDDLAENRAFLSFSRHFRSEGLPVPEIFDEHGDGMAYLEEDLGDETLFDALAGWRPATGEAIPEPMTAAYEAVVRELPRFQVTGGRGIDYSVCYPRAAFDRQSMFWDLNYFKYYFLKLAQVPFHEQHLENDFERLTDWLLEAPSGFFLYRDFQSRNIMLRDGRPWFIDYQGGRRGALQYDLASLLFDAKADLPLEFRTHLKAVYLEALKTVDPGLVVGFDGWFEGFVLMRILQAMGAYGFRGFYERKSHFLQSVPFAIRNLEWLLAHSRFPVELPELIGALKRIVGSTRLREIASVPMPLTVHVQSFSYRKGMPVDQSGHGGGFVLDCRSLPNPGREERFQQLTGEDPETIDWLEKQEDVHGFLTRVRDMITQVVQTYQQRNFTYLSVAFGCTGGQHRSVYCAASLARSLARIPGIQVELEHRDKPAFPKP, encoded by the coding sequence GTGACTGACGCTGACAGGGAACTGATACTGCCACTTTTCTTCAGAACGGCGGGCTCCGAGCCCGACCGGGTAGAGGTGTTGCGGGCTCATGGGTCTTCCCGGCGTCTTTATCGGCTGTTTAAAGGGGCACGCACCGCCATCGGGGTGGTCAATGACGACCTCGCGGAGAACCGGGCCTTCCTTTCATTTTCCCGGCATTTCCGTTCCGAGGGTCTTCCCGTCCCGGAGATTTTCGACGAGCACGGGGATGGAATGGCCTACCTCGAGGAGGATCTCGGGGACGAGACTCTCTTTGACGCGCTGGCGGGTTGGCGACCTGCGACGGGAGAGGCCATTCCAGAGCCGATGACTGCCGCCTACGAAGCCGTGGTGCGGGAACTGCCGCGATTCCAGGTTACCGGCGGCCGGGGCATTGATTACTCGGTCTGTTATCCGCGGGCGGCTTTCGACCGGCAGTCGATGTTCTGGGACCTCAATTACTTCAAGTACTACTTTCTGAAACTGGCGCAGGTGCCGTTTCACGAGCAGCATCTCGAGAATGATTTCGAGCGCCTGACCGACTGGCTGCTCGAGGCGCCATCCGGGTTCTTTCTCTATCGTGATTTCCAGTCCCGGAATATCATGCTCCGGGACGGCAGGCCCTGGTTCATCGACTATCAGGGAGGTCGCCGCGGTGCCCTGCAGTATGACCTGGCCTCGCTCCTCTTTGATGCGAAGGCGGATCTCCCGCTGGAATTCCGCACCCACCTCAAGGCGGTCTATCTGGAGGCACTCAAGACGGTCGATCCCGGCCTGGTCGTGGGCTTCGACGGATGGTTTGAGGGTTTCGTCCTGATGCGGATTCTCCAGGCCATGGGGGCCTACGGGTTCCGGGGGTTCTACGAGCGCAAGAGTCATTTCCTGCAGAGCGTCCCCTTCGCCATCCGCAACCTTGAGTGGCTCCTTGCCCACAGCCGGTTTCCGGTGGAGCTCCCGGAATTGATCGGGGCGCTCAAGCGGATCGTGGGATCGACCCGCCTGCGCGAGATCGCCTCCGTTCCGATGCCCCTGACGGTTCATGTCCAGAGCTTCTCCTACCGCAAAGGGATGCCGGTCGATCAGTCGGGCCACGGCGGCGGTTTTGTACTCGATTGCCGCTCGCTTCCCAATCCGGGGCGTGAGGAGAGGTTTCAACAATTGACCGGTGAGGATCCCGAGACGATCGACTGGCTGGAGAAGCAGGAGGATGTCCACGGCTTCCTCACCCGGGTCCGGGACATGATCACCCAGGTCGTGCAGACGTATCAGCAACGCAACTTCACCTACCTTTCGGTGGCTTTCGGTTGCACCGGCGGTCAGCACCGTTCGGTTTACTGTGCGGCCTCCCTGGCGCGCTCCCTTGCCCGAATCCCGGGAATCCAGGTGGAGCTGGAACACCGTGACAAACCGGCCTTCCCAAAGCCGTGA
- a CDS encoding nucleotidyltransferase family protein — protein sequence MVFAAGLGTRLGPLTSDRPKALVEVDGRPLIDHVLGRLAEAGFTEVIVNLHHFADQVEAWLTTRDSGPAVAISREEVLLDTGGGLKKAAWFFAGEKHFLIHNVDVLSDIDLGNLYRSHESGGPLATLAVMRRKASRYLLIDETGRVCGRRRGEDGTPDLRRAAEGSLEVVGFCGIQIGTAELLERLPPVGRYSITDVYLDLIGEGADIRAASVDGSRWRDCGRPEDLESWKD from the coding sequence ATGGTCTTTGCCGCGGGCCTGGGCACAAGGCTCGGTCCGTTGACTTCAGATCGCCCCAAGGCGCTGGTTGAGGTGGATGGCCGGCCCCTCATCGACCATGTGCTCGGACGCCTGGCCGAAGCCGGCTTTACCGAGGTCATCGTCAACCTGCACCACTTCGCCGATCAGGTGGAGGCCTGGCTGACGACTCGTGACAGCGGGCCGGCCGTGGCGATCTCCCGCGAGGAGGTTCTGCTCGATACGGGCGGTGGCCTCAAAAAGGCCGCCTGGTTCTTCGCCGGGGAGAAACATTTCCTGATCCACAACGTCGATGTGCTCAGCGATATCGACCTCGGGAATCTCTACCGGTCGCATGAGAGCGGTGGACCACTGGCCACCCTCGCGGTCATGCGGAGGAAGGCCTCGCGCTATCTGTTGATCGATGAAACGGGCCGGGTTTGCGGGCGTCGGCGCGGCGAGGACGGGACGCCCGATCTGCGGCGCGCCGCCGAGGGGTCCCTGGAAGTGGTCGGTTTTTGCGGCATCCAGATCGGAACGGCGGAGTTGCTGGAGCGGCTGCCCCCGGTCGGTCGGTATTCAATCACCGATGTCTACCTCGACCTGATCGGGGAAGGGGCGGATATCCGCGCGGCTTCCGTGGACGGCTCACGCTGGCGCGATTGCGGCAGGCCTGAAGATCTCGAATCCTGGAAAGACTGA
- a CDS encoding glutaminase — MLETYFMQCALLVDYRALSVMGATLANGGINPIANERVLSRVTVEKVTSVMSTCGMYDYSGNWAFEVGIPAKSGVGGGIIGVLPGQLSIAVFSPLLDENYNSIRGIATFRDLTHRFGLHLLNRPSLTNYVIRRSYTLSEFHSSRFRPREAEKVLRKEGRRVRIFELQGDLHFSALERLLHAYLQTFEENERMIIDLTRIGSIDEATRAILFRFASQVFESGKRLALVDPRGIFSLEERRSLVPMAFVYNDCNDTLEDAEENLLAQFGARLDASLRVPLEEMELLRGLDPDALAAMRGFAVEREFEDGARIIEQGTPPDEIFFLARGIVGIVLRRDAPLTFKQVSSFSPGMSFGELSFLQDHPRTADVVALGPVTVHAVSRTAIEAFRTDHPSGYQTILLNIIQSMSERLLRANQEVVELK; from the coding sequence ATCCTTGAGACCTACTTCATGCAGTGTGCCCTCCTTGTCGATTACCGCGCCCTTTCGGTGATGGGCGCCACCCTGGCCAATGGGGGGATCAACCCGATTGCCAATGAAAGGGTTTTGAGCCGGGTCACGGTGGAGAAGGTCACCAGCGTGATGAGCACCTGTGGGATGTACGACTATTCCGGCAATTGGGCCTTCGAGGTAGGTATCCCGGCCAAGAGCGGCGTCGGGGGCGGTATCATCGGCGTCCTTCCCGGTCAGCTGAGCATTGCTGTATTCTCTCCGCTCCTCGACGAGAACTACAACAGCATACGGGGCATCGCGACCTTCCGTGATCTCACCCATCGTTTCGGCCTGCACCTGCTGAACCGTCCTTCGTTGACGAACTATGTGATCCGGCGTTCGTATACCCTGAGCGAGTTTCATTCGAGCCGGTTTCGCCCGCGGGAGGCGGAAAAGGTTCTGCGAAAGGAGGGCCGCCGGGTTCGCATCTTTGAACTGCAGGGCGACCTCCATTTCAGCGCTCTCGAGCGGCTCCTCCATGCCTACCTGCAGACTTTTGAGGAGAATGAACGCATGATCATCGACCTGACCCGGATTGGGAGCATCGATGAAGCGACCCGCGCGATACTCTTCCGTTTTGCCAGCCAGGTCTTCGAGTCGGGCAAGCGGCTCGCCCTGGTGGATCCGCGGGGGATCTTTTCTTTGGAGGAACGGCGCAGCCTGGTCCCGATGGCCTTCGTCTACAACGACTGCAACGACACCCTGGAGGATGCGGAGGAGAACCTGCTCGCGCAGTTCGGGGCACGGCTGGATGCATCCCTCCGGGTGCCACTCGAGGAAATGGAGCTCCTTCGCGGACTGGATCCGGACGCCCTGGCTGCGATGCGGGGATTTGCGGTCGAACGCGAATTCGAGGACGGAGCCCGCATCATTGAGCAGGGAACACCGCCCGACGAAATCTTCTTCCTGGCCCGGGGGATCGTGGGGATTGTCCTGCGCCGGGATGCCCCGCTGACCTTCAAGCAGGTCTCGAGCTTCAGTCCGGGCATGAGTTTCGGAGAATTGTCCTTCCTGCAGGACCATCCTCGCACGGCCGACGTGGTCGCACTCGGTCCGGTCACGGTCCATGCGGTGTCCAGAACGGCGATCGAGGCTTTCCGGACGGACCATCCCTCGGGCTACCAGACCATCCTGCTCAACATCATCCAGTCCATGTCGGAGCGCCTCCTGAGGGCGAACCAGGAAGTGGTGGAACTCAAATAG
- a CDS encoding M55 family metallopeptidase, giving the protein MKKIFVGTDMEGCAGVVSFQDQSYPTGRYYDQGKRIVTAEINAAVDGMLETGVEDILVWDGHGAGAIWFEDLHSAAKLLHGRPSPTRAVLDSVVSDYEACVMLGQHAMAGIQMSNQNHTQSSQTIDYYKLNGQLIGEIAQFALYMGDLGLPLIFLCGEEAACREAEALVPGIVTASVKKGLGRGSAISVSAREAHRRIREGIRKAVENHRDHPIAPLVWDGPFVLEKRFFHTDNADAAAGQAGAERVDGQTVRFRSDRIRDIIYR; this is encoded by the coding sequence ATGAAGAAGATTTTTGTCGGAACGGATATGGAGGGATGTGCCGGGGTGGTTTCGTTTCAGGACCAATCTTATCCGACCGGGCGGTATTATGATCAGGGCAAGCGGATCGTGACCGCGGAGATCAATGCGGCGGTCGACGGGATGTTGGAGACCGGAGTGGAGGATATCCTGGTCTGGGACGGGCACGGTGCCGGGGCGATCTGGTTCGAGGACCTGCATTCGGCGGCGAAGTTGCTGCACGGCCGTCCTTCACCGACCCGGGCGGTGCTGGACTCCGTGGTGTCGGATTACGAGGCCTGTGTGATGCTCGGGCAGCACGCCATGGCCGGGATACAGATGAGCAATCAGAATCACACCCAGAGCAGCCAGACCATCGACTACTACAAACTGAACGGACAGCTGATCGGGGAAATTGCCCAGTTTGCCCTTTATATGGGGGATCTGGGACTGCCCCTGATATTCCTCTGTGGCGAAGAGGCTGCCTGCCGGGAGGCGGAGGCCCTGGTTCCCGGCATCGTGACCGCCTCCGTGAAAAAGGGGCTGGGCCGGGGCTCGGCCATCTCTGTATCGGCCCGGGAAGCACACCGGCGGATTCGCGAAGGGATACGCAAGGCGGTGGAAAACCATCGCGATCATCCGATCGCGCCTCTGGTCTGGGACGGCCCTTTCGTCCTGGAGAAACGTTTCTTTCATACGGACAATGCCGACGCGGCAGCGGGTCAGGCCGGGGCGGAGCGGGTGGACGGGCAGACCGTCCGTTTTCGCAGCGACCGGATCCGGGATATCATCTACCGTTAG